The proteins below come from a single Bactrocera tryoni isolate S06 unplaced genomic scaffold, CSIRO_BtryS06_freeze2 scaffold_25, whole genome shotgun sequence genomic window:
- the LOC120780434 gene encoding transcription factor Adf-1-like: MEDDECLIQNLIDSVEKKKCLYDKRDVFYFNRTNKDKAWKAIAELCGKSDLECKHRWKLLRERFCKEIKRLEAPSGSGMSYLEEWRFLKPMMFLKDSVTPRR, translated from the exons atgGAGGACGACGAATGCCTTATCCAAAATTTAATAGATAGTgtggaaaaaaagaaatgtttgtACGACAAAAGAgatgtattttatttcaatcgTACAAATAAAGACAAAGCGTGGAAAGCAATCGCAGAACTATGCGGTAAAAGTG aTCTAGAATGCAAACATAGATGGAAGCTACTCCGGGAGCGCTTCTGCAAAGAGATAAAAAGGTTAGAAGCTCCATCAGGTAGCGGAATGAGCTACTTAGAGGAATGGCGTTTTTTAAAACCCATGATGTTTCTGAAAGACTCCGTCACACCGCGTCGGTAG
- the LOC120780428 gene encoding uncharacterized protein LOC120780428 has product MPISFDITIFVTRNFVSIIGMVISTEVLWTKLGAVYVSELNEEDFKQISQDFFRCPPKSGSQFFCYKKFVSIVLLAVCDARYWFTYIDIGAYGSQSDGGIFQVSRLGKRLLDHILPISPAKNLPNTQLQTPHFFVGDAAFPLGINLMRPYPGGMLPNEKEIINKRLSRARRTIENSFGILVAR; this is encoded by the exons aTATTTGTCACAAGGAACTTCGTTTCAATCATTGGCATGGTCATTTCAACTGAAGTCCTTTGGACGAAGTTAGGCGCTGTTTATGTATCTGAGCTTAATGAAGAAGATTTCAAGCAAATTTCTCAAGACTTCTTTCGATGCCCACCTAAAAGCGGTAGTCAATTTTTCTgctacaaaaaatttgtttctattGTGTTGTTAGCAGTGTGTGATGCCCGATATTGGTTTACCTATATAGATATTGGTGCATATGGAAGTCAGAGTGATGGTG GTATTTTTCAAGTGAGTCGATTGGGAAAGAGGTTGCTAGATCACATACTTCCCATCTCTCCAGCGAAAAACTTACCAAATACGCAACTACAAACTCCACACTTCTTCGTTGGTGATGCTGCCTTTCCTTTAGGGATAAATTTAATGCGCCCATACCCTGGGGGAATGCTACCAAATGAAAAAGAGATTATTAATAAAAGATTATCAAGAGCTCGTCGCACAATTGAAAACTCTTTTGGAATACTAGTAGCGCGTTAG